The Streptomyces sp. Mut1 genome window below encodes:
- a CDS encoding DJ-1/PfpI family protein has product MQIAILLFDRFTALDAVGTYEILSRTPGAETVFVAERAGAVRNDSGSLDLVAHRALDEVPAPDLVIVPGGPGQHHQMENENLLGWLRRADATSTWTTSVCTGSLLLAAAGLLKGRRATSHWLALDTLKDYGAEPTGERVVLDGKYVTAAGVSSGIDMGLTLLGRIAGDRTAQAVQLLTEYDPQPPYDAGSPQKAPAGLVEEWRGRSRFILQ; this is encoded by the coding sequence ATGCAGATCGCCATCCTCCTCTTCGACCGCTTCACCGCACTGGACGCCGTGGGAACGTACGAGATCCTCTCCCGCACCCCCGGTGCCGAGACCGTCTTCGTCGCCGAGCGGGCGGGCGCGGTGCGCAACGACAGCGGCAGCCTCGACCTGGTCGCGCACCGCGCCCTGGACGAGGTCCCCGCCCCCGACCTGGTGATCGTCCCGGGCGGCCCGGGGCAGCACCACCAGATGGAGAACGAGAACCTGCTCGGCTGGCTGCGCAGGGCGGACGCGACCAGCACCTGGACCACCTCGGTGTGCACCGGGTCGCTGCTGCTGGCCGCCGCCGGGCTGCTCAAGGGGCGGCGCGCCACGTCGCACTGGCTCGCCCTGGACACGCTGAAGGACTACGGGGCCGAGCCCACCGGCGAACGCGTGGTCCTCGACGGCAAGTACGTCACCGCGGCCGGCGTCTCGTCCGGGATCGACATGGGCCTCACGCTGCTCGGCCGGATCGCCGGCGACCGGACCGCCCAGGCCGTACAGCTGCTGACGGAGTACGACCCGCAGCCGCCGTACGACGCGGGCTCGCCCCAGAAGGCCCCGGCGGGGCTCGTGGAGGAGTGGCGCGGCCGGAGCCGCTTCATCCTTCAGTAG
- a CDS encoding enoyl-CoA hydratase/isomerase family protein — MDRTEPRLEHGLADGVATVVISNPAKRNAMTADMWQELPVLLDRLAADPSVGALVLTGAGDTFCAGADISSLRDPSRDPQGLAVAAEEALAAFPLPTLAAVRGYCVGGGSQLAAACDLRFAAEGALFGVTPAKLGIVYPASSTRRLAALTGPSTAKHLLFSGELIDTERALRTGLVDEVLPAGELDERVGAYVRTLVSRSRLTQAAAKEFAAGREDRDGHWAGQARHSGDTAEGVAAFLERRTPRFTWRAAAPTEG; from the coding sequence ATGGACCGTACGGAACCCCGGCTGGAGCACGGCCTCGCGGACGGTGTGGCCACCGTCGTCATCAGCAACCCCGCCAAGCGCAACGCGATGACCGCCGACATGTGGCAGGAGCTGCCGGTGCTGCTGGACCGGCTGGCCGCCGACCCCTCGGTGGGCGCCCTGGTCCTGACGGGCGCCGGCGACACCTTCTGCGCGGGTGCGGACATCTCCTCGCTCCGGGACCCCTCGCGCGACCCGCAGGGACTGGCCGTCGCGGCCGAGGAGGCACTGGCGGCCTTCCCGCTGCCGACGCTGGCGGCGGTGCGCGGCTACTGCGTCGGCGGCGGCAGCCAGCTCGCCGCCGCCTGCGATCTGCGCTTCGCGGCGGAAGGGGCCCTGTTCGGTGTCACGCCCGCCAAGCTCGGGATCGTCTACCCCGCGTCGTCCACCCGGCGTCTCGCCGCGCTGACGGGCCCCTCGACGGCCAAGCACCTGCTCTTCTCCGGGGAGCTGATCGATACGGAACGGGCGCTGCGGACCGGCCTGGTGGACGAGGTGCTGCCGGCCGGCGAACTGGACGAGCGGGTCGGCGCCTACGTACGGACCCTGGTGTCCCGTTCCCGGCTGACGCAGGCGGCGGCCAAGGAGTTCGCGGCGGGGCGCGAGGACCGGGACGGCCACTGGGCGGGGCAGGCACGGCACAGCGGCGACACCGCGGAGGGTGTCGCCGCCTTCCTGGAGCGCCGCACGCCCCGCTTCACCTGGCGGGCCGCGGCGCCTACTGAAGGATGA
- a CDS encoding ATP-binding protein: protein MESRGSVPARPVPYEGVWRFTAPATDVSVPRARHAVRDLLKRQNVPIHDDITQGLLLIVSELVTNAVKHAALLSPELAVEVAVGAEWVRVSVEDNHPYRPTALETDYAQTGGRGLLLVREITREAGGSCDVEHTAGGGKVIWAALPLGTAP, encoded by the coding sequence ATGGAGAGCCGCGGGAGTGTCCCCGCCCGGCCCGTGCCGTACGAAGGGGTCTGGCGGTTCACCGCCCCGGCCACGGACGTCTCCGTACCCCGGGCCCGGCACGCCGTGCGCGACCTGCTGAAGCGTCAGAACGTGCCCATCCACGACGACATCACCCAGGGGCTCCTGCTCATCGTCTCCGAGCTGGTCACCAACGCGGTGAAGCACGCCGCGCTGCTCTCGCCCGAGCTCGCCGTGGAGGTGGCCGTGGGCGCGGAGTGGGTCAGGGTGTCCGTCGAGGACAACCACCCCTACCGGCCCACGGCGCTGGAGACCGACTACGCGCAGACCGGCGGGCGCGGCCTGCTGCTGGTCCGGGAGATCACCAGGGAAGCCGGCGGGAGCTGCGACGTCGAGCACACCGCGGGCGGCGGAAAGGTCATCTGGGCGGCCCTTCCGCTCGGCACGGCCCCCTGA
- the idi gene encoding isopentenyl-diphosphate Delta-isomerase: protein MPTTPATAANTSSNGTAEAIMLELVDENGTTIGTAEKLAAHQAPGQLHRAFSVFLFDEQGRLLLQQRALGKYHSPGVWSNTCCGHPYPGEAPFAAAARRTYEELGISPSLMAEAGTVRYNHPDPASGLVEQEFNHLFVGLAQERLRPDPEEVGETDFVTAGELAERHARQPFSAWFMTVLDAARPAIRELTGPAAGW, encoded by the coding sequence ATGCCGACCACACCAGCGACCGCGGCGAACACCTCGTCGAACGGCACAGCAGAAGCGATCATGCTCGAACTGGTCGACGAGAACGGCACCACCATCGGCACGGCGGAGAAGCTCGCCGCCCACCAGGCGCCCGGACAACTGCACCGCGCGTTCTCCGTGTTCCTCTTCGACGAGCAGGGCCGGCTGCTGCTCCAGCAGCGCGCCCTGGGCAAGTACCACTCCCCCGGCGTCTGGTCCAACACCTGCTGCGGCCACCCGTACCCGGGCGAGGCCCCCTTCGCGGCCGCCGCCCGGCGCACGTACGAGGAGCTGGGCATCTCGCCGTCGCTGATGGCCGAGGCGGGCACCGTCCGCTACAACCACCCGGACCCCGCCTCGGGTCTGGTGGAGCAGGAGTTCAACCACCTCTTCGTGGGCCTGGCGCAGGAGCGGCTGCGGCCGGATCCGGAGGAGGTCGGCGAGACGGACTTCGTGACGGCCGGGGAGCTGGCCGAGCGGCATGCCCGGCAGCCGTTCTCCGCGTGGTTCATGACCGTGCTGGACGCCGCCCGGCCCGCGATCCGTGAACTGACCGGGCCGGCCGCGGGCTGGTAG
- a CDS encoding cation diffusion facilitator family transporter, whose amino-acid sequence MGAGHDHGHVHGGPAPTGTAAAAHKGRLRIALCITLAVTVMEIVGGLLSGSLALIADAAHMATDSLGLGLALLAIHFANRPAGPNRTFGYARAEILAALANCCLLLGVGGYLLFEAVERFVSPTETRGGLTIAFALVGLVANVVSLSLLTRGQKDSLNVRGAYLEVLADTLGSVTVLASAGIVMATGWQAADPIASLVIGLMIVPRTVRLLRETLNVLLEAAPRGVDMGEVRDHITALPGVLDVHDLHAWTITSGMPVLSAHVVVHQDLLDSMGHEKLLHELQGCLGDHFDVEHCTFQLEPSGHAEHEARLCH is encoded by the coding sequence ATGGGGGCTGGGCACGACCACGGGCATGTACACGGCGGTCCCGCGCCCACCGGCACCGCGGCCGCCGCGCACAAGGGGCGGCTGCGTATCGCGCTGTGCATCACCCTGGCCGTGACGGTCATGGAGATCGTCGGTGGACTGCTGTCCGGCTCCCTCGCGCTGATCGCCGACGCGGCGCACATGGCGACCGACTCCCTCGGCCTCGGCCTGGCGCTGCTGGCGATCCACTTCGCCAACCGGCCGGCCGGCCCGAACCGCACCTTCGGCTACGCCCGGGCGGAGATCCTGGCCGCGCTCGCCAACTGCTGCCTGCTGCTCGGGGTGGGCGGCTATCTGCTCTTCGAGGCGGTGGAGCGCTTCGTCAGCCCGACCGAGACCCGGGGCGGACTGACGATCGCCTTCGCCCTGGTGGGCCTGGTCGCCAACGTGGTGTCGCTCTCGCTGCTGACGCGCGGGCAGAAGGACAGCCTCAATGTGCGCGGCGCCTATCTGGAGGTGCTGGCGGACACGCTCGGCTCGGTCACGGTGCTGGCGTCGGCGGGCATCGTGATGGCGACCGGCTGGCAGGCGGCGGACCCCATCGCCTCGCTGGTCATCGGCCTCATGATCGTCCCGCGTACGGTACGGCTCCTGCGCGAGACGCTGAACGTGCTCCTGGAGGCGGCCCCCCGGGGCGTCGACATGGGCGAGGTACGCGACCACATCACGGCGCTGCCCGGTGTCCTTGACGTCCACGACCTGCACGCGTGGACGATCACCTCGGGGATGCCGGTGCTCTCCGCCCATGTGGTGGTGCACCAGGACCTGCTGGACTCGATGGGCCACGAGAAGCTGCTGCACGAGTTGCAGGGCTGTCTCGGGGACCACTTCGACGTCGAGCACTGCACCTTCCAGCTGGAGCCGAGCGGCCACGCCGAGCACGAGGCGAGGCTCTGCCACTGA
- a CDS encoding DUF5941 domain-containing protein, with protein sequence MLSAVPPAHRVALVDPRFVGHRHALRLALTDPRFPAAAVPGALTAQAEARPALVSALRTTTEAVGAGVPAGGTATVTDRTVPGRLAATMEAEGTEVQRPELGSLVATVPPDEAARAAARSGVEAVDDEAVRLRSAVKARDGFFTTHCISPYSRYIARWCARRGLTPNQVTTASLLTALVAAGCAATGTRGGYVAAGLLLLFSFVLDCTDGQLARYSLQYSTMGAWLDATFDRAKEYAYYAGLALGAARGGDDVWALALGAMVLQSCRHVIDFSFNEANHDAVANSSPTAALSDKLDSVGWTVWVRRMIVLPIGERWAMIAVLTALTTPRIVFYALLIGCAFAACYTTAGRLLRSLTRKARRTDRAAQALADLADSGPLAELVAARGPRIPGSWGAPVVAVVGACALIAAALLQPFGSRQMIIAAVFYALCSGIAVARPLKGPLDWLVPPVFRAAEYCTILALAARSEIDGALPAAFGLVSAVAYHHYDTVYRIRGGTGAPPRWLVRTIGGHEGRTLVVAVFAAVLTGASGFTTALTVLAVAVALVVLVESIRFWVSSGAPAVHDEGEPA encoded by the coding sequence CTGCTGTCCGCCGTCCCGCCCGCACACCGGGTCGCCCTCGTCGACCCCCGCTTCGTCGGCCACCGCCACGCCCTGCGGCTCGCCCTCACCGACCCCCGCTTCCCCGCGGCGGCCGTCCCCGGCGCCCTGACCGCGCAGGCCGAAGCGCGCCCCGCCCTCGTCAGCGCGCTGCGCACCACCACCGAGGCGGTCGGCGCCGGCGTGCCCGCGGGCGGCACCGCCACGGTCACCGACCGCACCGTCCCCGGCCGGCTCGCGGCCACCATGGAGGCCGAGGGCACCGAGGTGCAGCGCCCCGAGCTGGGCTCCCTCGTCGCCACCGTGCCCCCCGACGAGGCCGCCCGCGCCGCCGCCCGCTCGGGCGTCGAGGCCGTGGACGACGAGGCGGTCCGGCTGCGCAGCGCCGTGAAGGCCCGCGACGGCTTCTTCACCACCCACTGCATCAGCCCGTACTCGCGCTACATCGCCCGCTGGTGCGCCCGCCGGGGCCTCACCCCGAACCAGGTCACCACCGCCTCGCTGCTCACGGCGCTCGTCGCGGCCGGCTGCGCGGCCACCGGCACCCGCGGCGGTTACGTCGCGGCGGGCCTCCTGCTCCTGTTCTCGTTCGTCCTGGACTGCACCGACGGGCAGCTCGCCCGCTACTCGCTCCAGTACTCCACGATGGGCGCCTGGCTGGACGCCACCTTCGACCGCGCCAAGGAGTACGCCTACTACGCGGGCCTCGCCCTCGGCGCGGCGCGCGGCGGCGACGACGTCTGGGCGCTGGCACTGGGCGCGATGGTCCTCCAGTCGTGCCGCCATGTCATCGACTTCTCGTTCAACGAGGCCAACCACGACGCGGTGGCGAACTCCAGCCCCACGGCCGCCCTCTCCGACAAGCTGGACAGCGTCGGCTGGACGGTCTGGGTGCGCCGGATGATCGTGCTCCCGATCGGTGAGCGCTGGGCGATGATCGCCGTGCTCACCGCGCTCACCACCCCGCGCATCGTCTTCTACGCCCTGCTGATCGGATGCGCCTTCGCGGCCTGCTACACCACCGCCGGCCGCCTCCTGCGCTCCCTGACCCGCAAGGCCCGCCGTACCGACCGCGCCGCCCAGGCCCTCGCGGACCTCGCCGACTCCGGCCCGCTCGCCGAACTCGTCGCCGCCCGCGGACCCCGTATCCCGGGCTCCTGGGGCGCCCCGGTGGTGGCCGTCGTCGGAGCCTGCGCCCTGATCGCCGCCGCGCTCCTGCAGCCCTTCGGCAGCCGGCAGATGATCATCGCCGCCGTCTTCTACGCGCTCTGCTCCGGCATAGCCGTGGCGCGGCCCCTCAAGGGCCCGCTCGACTGGCTCGTGCCGCCGGTCTTCCGCGCCGCCGAATACTGCACGATCCTCGCCCTGGCCGCGCGCAGCGAGATCGACGGGGCGCTCCCCGCGGCCTTCGGGCTGGTCTCGGCCGTCGCCTACCATCACTACGACACGGTGTACCGCATCCGAGGCGGCACCGGTGCCCCGCCCCGGTGGCTGGTGCGCACCATCGGCGGACACGAGGGCCGGACCCTGGTCGTGGCCGTGTTCGCCGCCGTACTCACCGGAGCATCCGGCTTCACCACGGCGCTCACCGTGCTCGCCGTGGCCGTGGCACTGGTCGTGCTGGTGGAGTCCATCCGCTTCTGGGTGTCCTCCGGGGCCCCCGCCGTTCACGACGAAGGAGAACCCGCATGA
- a CDS encoding phosphocholine cytidylyltransferase family protein, with protein sequence MIGLVLAAGAGRRLRPYTDTLPKALVPVDGDKTILDLTLANFAEIGLTEVAIVVGYRKEAVYARKEELEATYGLKLILIDNDKAEEWNNAYSLWCAREVLKRGVLLANGDTVHPVSVERTLLDARGRGQKIILALDTVKQLADEEMKVVVEDGKGVRRITKLMDPAEATGEYIGLTLIEPEAAEELADALKATFERDPDLYYEDGYQELVNRGFTVDVAPIGDVSWVEIDNHDDLAKGREIACRY encoded by the coding sequence ATGATCGGCCTCGTACTGGCAGCCGGCGCAGGACGGCGCCTGCGCCCCTATACCGACACACTGCCCAAGGCGCTCGTGCCGGTGGACGGCGACAAGACGATCCTCGACCTCACGCTGGCCAACTTCGCCGAGATCGGGCTCACCGAGGTCGCCATCGTCGTCGGCTACCGCAAGGAGGCCGTCTACGCGCGCAAGGAGGAGCTGGAGGCGACGTACGGCCTGAAGCTCATCCTCATCGACAACGACAAGGCCGAGGAGTGGAACAACGCCTACTCCCTGTGGTGCGCCCGTGAGGTGCTGAAGCGCGGAGTGCTCCTGGCCAACGGCGACACCGTGCACCCGGTCTCCGTCGAGCGGACCCTGCTGGACGCGCGCGGCCGGGGCCAGAAGATCATCCTCGCCCTCGACACGGTGAAGCAGCTCGCCGACGAGGAGATGAAGGTCGTCGTGGAGGACGGCAAGGGCGTCCGCCGGATCACCAAGCTGATGGACCCGGCCGAGGCGACCGGCGAGTACATCGGCCTCACCCTCATCGAGCCCGAGGCCGCCGAGGAGCTGGCCGACGCGCTGAAGGCCACCTTCGAGCGCGACCCGGACCTCTACTACGAGGACGGCTACCAGGAGCTCGTCAACCGTGGTTTCACCGTGGACGTCGCCCCCATCGGTGACGTGAGCTGGGTCGAGATCGACAACCACGACGACCTCGCGAAGGGGCGGGAGATCGCGTGCCGGTACTGA
- a CDS encoding iron-containing alcohol dehydrogenase family protein: protein MPVLTRLIPSPVFVDISRGAMHDLAGLLADQRISASGKLAIAISGGSGQALREKLAPALPGADWYCVAGGSIDAAVQLADDIKGKRYDAVVGLGGGKIIDVAKYAAARVGLPLVSVATNLAHDGLCSPVATLDNDNGRGSYGVPMPIAMVIDLSVIRDAPDRFVRSGIGDAISNISAIADWELSHQVNSEQIDGLAAAMARTAGEAVLRHPGTVADDEFLTVLAESLVLSGIAISISGDTRPSSGACHEISHAFDLLFPKRAASHGEQVGLGAAFAMHLRGAHQESGLFAEVLRRHGLPVRPEEIGFTVEEFVQAVEYAPQTRPGRFTVLEHLSLSTDQIRDAYADYAKTISS from the coding sequence GTGCCGGTACTGACACGACTCATCCCCTCCCCGGTCTTCGTCGACATCAGCCGGGGCGCCATGCACGATCTGGCCGGCCTCCTCGCCGACCAGCGGATCTCCGCCTCCGGCAAGCTCGCCATCGCGATCAGCGGCGGCTCGGGCCAGGCCCTGCGCGAGAAGCTGGCACCGGCCCTGCCGGGCGCCGACTGGTACTGCGTCGCGGGCGGCAGCATCGACGCGGCGGTCCAGCTGGCCGACGACATCAAGGGCAAGCGCTACGACGCCGTGGTCGGCCTCGGCGGCGGCAAGATCATCGACGTGGCGAAGTACGCCGCGGCCCGGGTCGGCCTGCCGCTGGTCTCGGTCGCCACCAACCTCGCCCACGACGGCCTGTGCTCGCCCGTCGCCACCCTGGACAACGACAACGGCCGGGGCTCCTACGGCGTGCCCATGCCCATCGCGATGGTGATCGACCTGTCGGTGATCCGCGACGCCCCGGACCGCTTCGTGCGCTCCGGCATCGGCGACGCGATCTCCAACATCTCCGCCATCGCCGACTGGGAACTCTCGCACCAGGTCAACAGCGAGCAGATCGACGGCCTCGCCGCCGCCATGGCCCGTACCGCCGGCGAGGCGGTCCTGCGCCACCCCGGCACCGTCGCGGACGACGAGTTCCTCACCGTCCTCGCCGAGTCGCTGGTGCTCTCCGGCATCGCCATCTCGATCAGCGGCGACACCCGGCCCTCGTCCGGCGCCTGCCACGAGATCAGCCACGCCTTCGACCTGCTCTTCCCCAAGCGGGCCGCGAGCCACGGCGAGCAGGTCGGCCTCGGCGCCGCCTTCGCCATGCACCTGCGCGGGGCCCACCAGGAGTCCGGCCTCTTCGCCGAGGTGCTGCGCAGGCACGGCCTGCCGGTGCGGCCCGAGGAGATCGGCTTCACCGTCGAGGAGTTCGTCCAGGCCGTCGAGTACGCCCCCCAGACCCGTCCGGGACGTTTCACGGTCCTGGAACACCTCAGCCTGTCCACCGACCAGATCAGGGACGCGTACGCCGACTATGCCAAGACCATCAGTAGCTGA
- a CDS encoding CDP-alcohol phosphatidyltransferase family protein encodes MPRPSVAELRPVVHPPGVKDRRSGEHWAGRIYMREISLRVDRYLVNTKVTPNQLTYLMTVAGVLAAPALLVPGITGAVLGVVMVQLYLLLDCVDGEIARWKKQFSLGGVYLDRVGAYLCDAAVLVGFGLRAADLWGTGRIDWLWAFLGTLAALGAILIKAETDLVGVARHQGGLPPVKESASEPRSSGMALARRAAGALKFHRLILCVEASLVILVAAVLDEVRDDFFFSRLAVAVLAGIALLQTLLHLVSVMASSRLK; translated from the coding sequence ATGCCAAGACCATCAGTAGCTGAACTCCGCCCGGTCGTTCACCCCCCGGGCGTCAAGGACCGGCGCAGCGGTGAACACTGGGCGGGCCGGATATACATGCGCGAGATCTCGCTGCGCGTGGACCGGTATCTGGTGAACACCAAGGTGACGCCCAACCAGCTCACCTACCTGATGACCGTGGCCGGAGTGCTCGCGGCGCCGGCCCTGCTCGTGCCCGGCATCACCGGCGCGGTCCTCGGTGTCGTCATGGTCCAGCTCTACCTGCTGCTCGACTGCGTCGACGGCGAGATAGCGCGCTGGAAGAAGCAGTTCTCGCTCGGCGGCGTCTACCTGGACCGCGTCGGCGCCTACCTGTGCGACGCGGCCGTGCTCGTCGGCTTCGGCCTGCGCGCCGCCGACCTGTGGGGCACCGGGCGCATCGACTGGCTCTGGGCGTTCCTCGGTACGCTCGCCGCGCTCGGCGCGATCCTGATCAAGGCCGAGACGGACCTGGTCGGCGTCGCCCGCCACCAGGGCGGGCTGCCGCCCGTCAAGGAGTCCGCGTCCGAGCCGCGCTCCTCCGGCATGGCGCTCGCCCGCCGGGCCGCCGGCGCGCTCAAGTTCCACCGGCTGATCCTGTGCGTCGAGGCGTCGCTGGTCATCCTGGTCGCGGCCGTTCTGGACGAGGTGCGGGACGACTTCTTCTTCAGCCGTCTCGCGGTCGCGGTCCTGGCCGGCATCGCCCTGCTGCAGACCCTGCTGCACCTCGTGTCGGTCATGGCATCGAGCAGGCTGAAGTGA
- a CDS encoding glycosyltransferase family 2 protein → MKLGAVIITMGNRPAELRALLDSVAAQKGDRIEVVVVGNGSPVPDVPAGVRTVELPENLGIPGGRNVGIEAFGPSGADVDALLFLDDDGLLPLTDTAELCRQAFADDPRLGIISFRIADPETGVTQRRHVPRLRAADPMRSSRVTTFLGGANAVRTRVLAEVGPLPGDFFYAHEETDLAWRALDAGWLIDYRADMVLHHPATAPSRHAVYHRMVARNRVWLARRNLPAPLVPVYLGVWMLLTLLRRPSGEALKAWFGGFREGWTTPCGPRRPMKWRTVWRLTRLGRPPVI, encoded by the coding sequence ATGAAACTCGGCGCGGTCATCATCACGATGGGCAACCGCCCGGCCGAGCTGCGCGCCCTGCTCGACTCGGTCGCCGCCCAGAAGGGCGACCGGATCGAGGTGGTCGTCGTCGGCAACGGCTCGCCCGTCCCCGATGTCCCCGCGGGCGTGCGCACCGTCGAGCTGCCCGAGAACCTCGGCATCCCGGGCGGCCGGAACGTCGGCATCGAGGCCTTCGGGCCCTCCGGCGCCGACGTGGACGCCCTGCTCTTCCTGGACGACGACGGGCTGCTGCCCCTCACCGACACCGCCGAGCTGTGCCGGCAGGCCTTCGCGGACGATCCCCGGCTCGGCATCATCAGCTTCCGGATCGCCGACCCGGAGACCGGTGTCACCCAGCGCCGGCACGTGCCCCGGCTGCGCGCCGCCGACCCGATGCGCTCGTCGCGGGTGACGACGTTCCTGGGCGGCGCCAACGCGGTGCGCACCCGGGTCCTCGCCGAGGTCGGCCCGCTGCCCGGCGACTTCTTCTACGCGCACGAGGAGACCGACCTCGCCTGGCGGGCGCTGGACGCCGGCTGGCTCATCGACTACCGCGCGGACATGGTCCTGCACCACCCCGCCACGGCCCCGTCCCGGCATGCCGTCTACCACCGCATGGTGGCCCGCAACCGGGTCTGGCTGGCCCGGCGCAATCTGCCCGCGCCCCTCGTCCCGGTGTACCTGGGCGTGTGGATGCTGCTGACCCTGCTGCGCAGGCCGTCCGGCGAGGCGCTGAAGGCCTGGTTCGGCGGCTTCCGGGAGGGCTGGACGACCCCGTGCGGACCCCGCCGCCCGATGAAGTGGCGTACGGTGTGGCGACTGACCAGGCTAGGCCGCCCTCCGGTGATCTGA
- a CDS encoding ABC transporter permease: MSDTTHGGAVALGSPPSADDGLSAAELAAKYGLAVSGARPGLREYVSQLRGRRHFILAFSRAKLTAQYSQAKLGQLWQVATPLLNAAVYFLIFGLILGTKKGFTQEVFIPFLVTGVFVFTFTQSSVMAGVRSISGNLGLVRALHFPRASLPISFSLQQLQQLLYSMIVLLAVTVGFGSYPRLSWLLVIPALVMQFFFNTGLALAMARMGAKTPDLAQLMPFVMRTWMYASGVMFSIPVMLADKPAWITDVLQYNPAAIYMDLVRFALIDGYGSENLPEHVWAVALAWSIVVGLVGFVYFWKAEERYGRG, from the coding sequence GTGAGTGACACAACCCATGGTGGTGCGGTTGCGCTGGGCAGCCCGCCATCGGCCGACGACGGCCTGAGCGCGGCCGAGCTGGCCGCGAAGTACGGTCTGGCGGTCAGCGGTGCCCGGCCCGGACTCCGTGAGTACGTGAGCCAGCTGCGCGGGAGGCGCCATTTCATCCTGGCGTTCTCCCGGGCGAAGCTGACCGCCCAGTACAGCCAGGCGAAGCTGGGGCAGCTGTGGCAGGTGGCGACCCCGCTCCTGAACGCCGCGGTCTACTTCCTCATCTTCGGGCTGATCCTGGGCACGAAGAAGGGCTTCACGCAGGAAGTCTTCATCCCGTTCCTGGTGACCGGGGTGTTCGTCTTCACCTTCACCCAGAGCTCCGTGATGGCCGGCGTCCGCTCCATCTCCGGGAACCTCGGCCTGGTCCGGGCGCTGCACTTCCCGCGGGCCTCGCTGCCGATCTCCTTCTCGCTCCAGCAGCTCCAGCAACTGCTGTACTCGATGATCGTGCTGCTCGCGGTCACGGTCGGATTCGGCAGCTACCCGCGCCTGTCGTGGCTGCTGGTGATTCCGGCCCTGGTGATGCAGTTCTTCTTCAACACCGGACTGGCGCTCGCCATGGCGAGGATGGGGGCCAAGACCCCCGACCTGGCCCAGCTCATGCCGTTCGTCATGCGTACCTGGATGTACGCGTCCGGGGTCATGTTCTCCATCCCGGTGATGCTCGCGGACAAGCCGGCCTGGATCACCGACGTGCTCCAGTACAACCCGGCGGCGATCTACATGGACCTGGTCCGGTTCGCGCTGATCGACGGTTACGGCTCCGAGAACCTGCCCGAACACGTCTGGGCGGTCGCCCTGGCCTGGTCGATCGTGGTGGGCCTGGTGGGCTTCGTGTACTTCTGGAAGGCAGAGGAACGGTACGGCCGTGGCTGA
- a CDS encoding ABC transporter ATP-binding protein, whose translation MADDNTAGRVPTVIADDVHIVYRVNGGGGGKGGATAALSRILRRDKGVEQRGVRKVHAVRGVTFTAYRGEAIGLIGTNGSGKSTLLRAIAGLLPTESGSVYTDGQPSLLGVNAALMSDLTGERNVVLGGLAMGMSREEIRERYQSIVDFSGINEKGDFITLPMRTYSSGMAARLRFSIAAAKNHDVLMIDEALATGDRKFQIRSEARIRELRKEAGTVFLVSHSNKSIRDTCDRVLWLEKGELLMDGPTEEVLKAYERETGK comes from the coding sequence GTGGCTGACGACAACACCGCGGGGCGCGTCCCCACCGTGATCGCCGACGACGTGCACATCGTGTACCGGGTCAACGGCGGCGGCGGTGGCAAGGGCGGAGCCACCGCGGCCCTGAGCCGGATCCTGCGCCGGGACAAGGGCGTGGAGCAGCGCGGGGTGCGCAAGGTCCACGCCGTGCGCGGCGTCACCTTCACCGCCTACCGGGGCGAGGCGATCGGTCTCATCGGGACGAACGGCTCCGGCAAGTCGACCCTGCTGCGGGCCATCGCCGGCCTCCTGCCGACCGAGAGCGGCAGCGTCTACACGGACGGACAGCCCTCGCTGCTCGGCGTCAACGCGGCGCTGATGAGCGACCTGACCGGCGAGCGCAACGTGGTCCTGGGCGGTCTGGCGATGGGGATGAGCCGCGAGGAGATCCGCGAGCGCTACCAGTCGATCGTCGACTTCTCCGGCATCAACGAGAAGGGCGACTTCATCACCCTGCCCATGCGCACCTACTCCTCCGGCATGGCCGCCCGCCTCCGCTTCTCGATCGCGGCCGCAAAGAACCACGACGTCCTCATGATCGACGAGGCCCTGGCGACCGGCGACCGCAAGTTCCAGATCCGCTCCGAGGCGCGGATCAGGGAGTTGCGCAAGGAGGCCGGGACCGTCTTCCTGGTGAGCCACAGCAACAAGTCGATCAGGGACACCTGCGACCGGGTGCTGTGGCTGGAGAAGGGCGAACTGCTCATGGACGGCCCGACCGAAGAGGTCCTCAAGGCCTACGAGCGGGAGACCGGCAAGTAG